From the genome of Chroicocephalus ridibundus chromosome 1, bChrRid1.1, whole genome shotgun sequence, one region includes:
- the PDE2A gene encoding cGMP-dependent 3',5'-cyclic phosphodiesterase isoform X2, which yields MGTLQDNDALLSLGAAIDAAGLRDALRHGLLALLPAAEHVYIYLLDGDTRLICDDPPHELPSEGKLRDAVRRQKRLECGGLPPAELPGRQLGPLAAPLAPGTQVLIIPLVDKDSGAVVCVILVHCGQLSDSDEQNLRALERHTLVAYRRLQALQKLQPWPQVSLSTSSSQNSLAKPEKAPDSGYSDLDCKILQLCGELYDLDAASLQLKVVNYLKQETQSLCCCLLLVSEDNHQLFCQVVGDRVLEEEISFSLTFGRLGQVVEDKKSITLKDISEEEHKQLSSMLGCEVTSMLCVPVISRATSQVVALACAFNKLSGDSYTEADEHKIQHCFCYTSTVLTSTLAFQKEQKLKCECQALLQVAKNLFTHLDDVSVLLQEIITEARNLSNAEICSVFLLDRLSHELVAKVFDGGVVDDESYEIRIPADQGIAGHVATTGKILNIKDAYSHPLFYRGVDDSTGFRTRNILCFPIKNESQEVIGVAELVNKINGPWFSKFDEDLATAFSIYCGISIAHSLLYKKVNEAQYRSHLANEMMMYHMKVSDDEYTKLLSEGIQPVSTIDPNFASFTYTPRSLPEDDTSMAILSMLQDMNFINNYKMDRQTLTRFCLMVKKGYRDPPYHNWMHAFSVSHFCYLLYKNLELVNYLEDIEIFALFISCMCHDLDHRGTNNSFQVASKSVLAALYSSEGSVMERHHFAQAIAILNSQGCNIFDHFSRKDYQRMLDLMRDIILATDLAHHLRIFKDLQKMAEVGYDPKNKQHRSLLLCLLMTSCDLSDQTKGWKTTRKIAELIYKEFFSQGDLEKAMGNRPLEMMDREKAYIPELQISFMEHIAMPIYKLLQDLFPKAAELYERVASNREQWTKVSHKFTIRGLPSNNSLDFLDEEYDPQAPDPQLNGCLEPEGGQPEAGAE from the exons GATGCCCTGCTGAGCCTAGGGGCCGCCATCGATGCCGCCGGGCTACGGGATGCCCTCCGCCATggcctgctggccctgctgcccgctgcg GAGCACGTCTACATCTACCTGCTGGACGGGGACACCCGGCTGATCTGCGACGACCCCCCCCACGAGCTGCCGTCCGAGGGGAAGCTCAG gGATGCGGTGCGGAGGCAGAAGCGGCTGGAAtgcggggggctgccccccgctGAGCTCCCTGGTCGGCAGCTGGGGCCCCTGGCAGCACCCCTGGCCCCCGGCACgcaag TGCTCATCATCCCACTGGTGGACAAGGACAGCGGGGCCGTGGTGTGCGTCATCCTG gtACACTGTGGCCAGCTGAGTGACTCGGACGAGCAGAACCTGCGTGCGCTGGAGAGACAC ACCCTGGTGGCGTACCGGCGCCTGCAAGCCCTGCAGAagctgcagccctggccccagGTCAGcctctccaccagctcctcccaGAACTCCCTGGCCAAGCCCGAGAAGGCGCCCGACAGCGGCTACAGCGACCTGGACTGCAAGATCCTGCAGCTCTGCG GTGAGCTGTACGACCTGGATGCCGCCTCGCTCCAGCTCAAGGTCGTCAACTAT CTGAAGCAGGAGACCCAGtcgctctgctgctgcctcctgctcgtCTCCGAGGACAACCACCAGCTCTTCTGCCAG GTGGTGGGGGACCGCGTCCTCGAGGAGGAGATCAGCTTTTCG CTCACCTTCGGGCGCCTGGGACAGGTGGTGGAGGACAAGAAGTCCATCACCTTGAAGGACATCAGCGAG gaGGAGCACAAGCAGCTGAGCAGCATGTTGGGCTGCGAGGTCACCTCCATGCTCTGCGTCCCCGTCATCAGCCGGGCCACCTCCCAGGTGGTGGCACTGGCCTGCGCCTTCAACAAGCTGAGCGGGGACAG ctacACGGAGGCGGACGAGCACAAGATCCAGCACTGCTTCTGCTACACCTCCACGGTGCTCACCAGCACCTTGGCCTTCCAGAAGGAGCAGAAGCTGAAGTGCGAGTGCCAG gCCCTGCTGCAGGTGGCGAAGAACCTCTTCACGCACTTGG acgACGTCTCGGTCCTGCTGCAGGAGATCATCACCGAGGCCCGAAACCTCAGCAACGCCGAGAT CTGCTCCGTCTTCCTGCTGGACCGCCTCAGCCACGAGCTGGTGGCCAAGGTCTTCGACGGCGGCGTGGTGGACGACGAG AGCTACGAGATCCGCATCCCCGCGGACCAAGGCATCGCTGGCCATGTGGCCACCACGGGCAAGATCCTGAACATCAAGGACGCCTACTCCCACCCGCTCTTCTACCGCGGGGTGGACGACAGCACCGGCTTCCGCACCCGCAACATCCTCTGCTTCCCCATCAAGAACGAGAGCCAGG AGGTCATCGGGGTGGCGGAGCTGGTCAACAAGATCAACGGCCCCTGGTTCAGCAAGTTCGACGAGGACTTGGCCACCGCCTTCTCCATCTACTGCGGCATCAGCATCGCCCAC TCGCTGCTCTACAAGAAGGTGAACGAGGCGCAGTACCGCAGCCACCTGGCCAACGAGATGATGATGTACCACATGAAG GTGTCGGACGACGAGTACACCAAGCTGCTGAGCGAGGGCATCCAGCCCGTGTCAACCATCGACCCCAACTTCGCCAGCTTCACCTACACCCCGCGCTCGCTGCCCGAGGACGACACCTCCATG GCCATCCTGAGCATGCTGCAGGACATGAACTTCATCAACAACTACAAGATGGACCGCCAGACGCTCACCAG GTTCTGCCTGATGGTGAAGAAGGGCTACCGCGACCCCCCCTACCACAACTGGATGCATGCCTTCTCCGTCTCCCACTTCTGCTACTTGCTCTACAAGAACCTGGAGCTGGTCAACTACCTGGA GGACATCGAGATCTTTGCCCTCTTCATCTCCTGCATGTGCCACGACCTGGACCACAGAGGCACTAATAACTCCTTCCAGGTGGCCTCG AAATCAGTCCTGGCCGCGCTGTACAGCTCGGAGGGTTCCGTCATGGAG AGGCACCACTTCGCTCAAGCCATCGCCATCCTCAACAGCCAGGGCTGCAACATCTTTGACCACTTCTCCCGCAAG gaCTACCAGCGCATGCTGGACCTCATGAGGGACATCATCTTGGCCACCGACCTGGCCCACCACTTGCGCATCTTCAAGGACCTCCAGAAGATGGCAGAAG TGGGCTACGACCCCAAGAACAAGCAGCACCGCAGCCTTTTGCTCTGCCTGCTCATGACGTCCTGCGACCTCTCCGACCAGACCAAGGGCTGGAAGACCACCAGGAAGATCGCG GAGCTGATCTACAAGGAGTTCTTCTCCCAGGGTGACCTG GAGAAGGCCATGGGCAACCGCCCGCTGGAGATGATGGACCGGGAGAAAGCCTACATCCCCGAGCTGCAGATCAGCTTCATGGAGCACATCGCCATGCCCATCTACAA GTTGCTGCAGGACCTCTTCCCCAAAGCGGCGGAGCTCTACGAGAGGGTGGCCAGTAACCGGGAGCAGTGGACCAAGGTCTCCCACAAATTCACCATCCGGGGTTTGCCCAGTAACAACTCCCTGGACTTTCTGGATGAAGAATACGACCCGCAGGCCCCCGACCCCCAGCTCAACGGCTGCCTGGAGCCCGAGGGGGGGCAGCCCGAGGCGGGGGCCGAGTGA
- the PDE2A gene encoding cGMP-dependent 3',5'-cyclic phosphodiesterase isoform X1 has protein sequence MGQGCGHSILCRSQPYQAAASDLRGQQVFLKVEDAVPGSEALQDALLSLGAAIDAAGLRDALRHGLLALLPAAEHVYIYLLDGDTRLICDDPPHELPSEGKLRDAVRRQKRLECGGLPPAELPGRQLGPLAAPLAPGTQVLIIPLVDKDSGAVVCVILVHCGQLSDSDEQNLRALERHTLVAYRRLQALQKLQPWPQVSLSTSSSQNSLAKPEKAPDSGYSDLDCKILQLCGELYDLDAASLQLKVVNYLKQETQSLCCCLLLVSEDNHQLFCQVVGDRVLEEEISFSLTFGRLGQVVEDKKSITLKDISEEEHKQLSSMLGCEVTSMLCVPVISRATSQVVALACAFNKLSGDSYTEADEHKIQHCFCYTSTVLTSTLAFQKEQKLKCECQALLQVAKNLFTHLDDVSVLLQEIITEARNLSNAEICSVFLLDRLSHELVAKVFDGGVVDDESYEIRIPADQGIAGHVATTGKILNIKDAYSHPLFYRGVDDSTGFRTRNILCFPIKNESQEVIGVAELVNKINGPWFSKFDEDLATAFSIYCGISIAHSLLYKKVNEAQYRSHLANEMMMYHMKVSDDEYTKLLSEGIQPVSTIDPNFASFTYTPRSLPEDDTSMAILSMLQDMNFINNYKMDRQTLTRFCLMVKKGYRDPPYHNWMHAFSVSHFCYLLYKNLELVNYLEDIEIFALFISCMCHDLDHRGTNNSFQVASKSVLAALYSSEGSVMERHHFAQAIAILNSQGCNIFDHFSRKDYQRMLDLMRDIILATDLAHHLRIFKDLQKMAEVGYDPKNKQHRSLLLCLLMTSCDLSDQTKGWKTTRKIAELIYKEFFSQGDLEKAMGNRPLEMMDREKAYIPELQISFMEHIAMPIYKLLQDLFPKAAELYERVASNREQWTKVSHKFTIRGLPSNNSLDFLDEEYDPQAPDPQLNGCLEPEGGQPEAGAE, from the exons GATGCCCTGCTGAGCCTAGGGGCCGCCATCGATGCCGCCGGGCTACGGGATGCCCTCCGCCATggcctgctggccctgctgcccgctgcg GAGCACGTCTACATCTACCTGCTGGACGGGGACACCCGGCTGATCTGCGACGACCCCCCCCACGAGCTGCCGTCCGAGGGGAAGCTCAG gGATGCGGTGCGGAGGCAGAAGCGGCTGGAAtgcggggggctgccccccgctGAGCTCCCTGGTCGGCAGCTGGGGCCCCTGGCAGCACCCCTGGCCCCCGGCACgcaag TGCTCATCATCCCACTGGTGGACAAGGACAGCGGGGCCGTGGTGTGCGTCATCCTG gtACACTGTGGCCAGCTGAGTGACTCGGACGAGCAGAACCTGCGTGCGCTGGAGAGACAC ACCCTGGTGGCGTACCGGCGCCTGCAAGCCCTGCAGAagctgcagccctggccccagGTCAGcctctccaccagctcctcccaGAACTCCCTGGCCAAGCCCGAGAAGGCGCCCGACAGCGGCTACAGCGACCTGGACTGCAAGATCCTGCAGCTCTGCG GTGAGCTGTACGACCTGGATGCCGCCTCGCTCCAGCTCAAGGTCGTCAACTAT CTGAAGCAGGAGACCCAGtcgctctgctgctgcctcctgctcgtCTCCGAGGACAACCACCAGCTCTTCTGCCAG GTGGTGGGGGACCGCGTCCTCGAGGAGGAGATCAGCTTTTCG CTCACCTTCGGGCGCCTGGGACAGGTGGTGGAGGACAAGAAGTCCATCACCTTGAAGGACATCAGCGAG gaGGAGCACAAGCAGCTGAGCAGCATGTTGGGCTGCGAGGTCACCTCCATGCTCTGCGTCCCCGTCATCAGCCGGGCCACCTCCCAGGTGGTGGCACTGGCCTGCGCCTTCAACAAGCTGAGCGGGGACAG ctacACGGAGGCGGACGAGCACAAGATCCAGCACTGCTTCTGCTACACCTCCACGGTGCTCACCAGCACCTTGGCCTTCCAGAAGGAGCAGAAGCTGAAGTGCGAGTGCCAG gCCCTGCTGCAGGTGGCGAAGAACCTCTTCACGCACTTGG acgACGTCTCGGTCCTGCTGCAGGAGATCATCACCGAGGCCCGAAACCTCAGCAACGCCGAGAT CTGCTCCGTCTTCCTGCTGGACCGCCTCAGCCACGAGCTGGTGGCCAAGGTCTTCGACGGCGGCGTGGTGGACGACGAG AGCTACGAGATCCGCATCCCCGCGGACCAAGGCATCGCTGGCCATGTGGCCACCACGGGCAAGATCCTGAACATCAAGGACGCCTACTCCCACCCGCTCTTCTACCGCGGGGTGGACGACAGCACCGGCTTCCGCACCCGCAACATCCTCTGCTTCCCCATCAAGAACGAGAGCCAGG AGGTCATCGGGGTGGCGGAGCTGGTCAACAAGATCAACGGCCCCTGGTTCAGCAAGTTCGACGAGGACTTGGCCACCGCCTTCTCCATCTACTGCGGCATCAGCATCGCCCAC TCGCTGCTCTACAAGAAGGTGAACGAGGCGCAGTACCGCAGCCACCTGGCCAACGAGATGATGATGTACCACATGAAG GTGTCGGACGACGAGTACACCAAGCTGCTGAGCGAGGGCATCCAGCCCGTGTCAACCATCGACCCCAACTTCGCCAGCTTCACCTACACCCCGCGCTCGCTGCCCGAGGACGACACCTCCATG GCCATCCTGAGCATGCTGCAGGACATGAACTTCATCAACAACTACAAGATGGACCGCCAGACGCTCACCAG GTTCTGCCTGATGGTGAAGAAGGGCTACCGCGACCCCCCCTACCACAACTGGATGCATGCCTTCTCCGTCTCCCACTTCTGCTACTTGCTCTACAAGAACCTGGAGCTGGTCAACTACCTGGA GGACATCGAGATCTTTGCCCTCTTCATCTCCTGCATGTGCCACGACCTGGACCACAGAGGCACTAATAACTCCTTCCAGGTGGCCTCG AAATCAGTCCTGGCCGCGCTGTACAGCTCGGAGGGTTCCGTCATGGAG AGGCACCACTTCGCTCAAGCCATCGCCATCCTCAACAGCCAGGGCTGCAACATCTTTGACCACTTCTCCCGCAAG gaCTACCAGCGCATGCTGGACCTCATGAGGGACATCATCTTGGCCACCGACCTGGCCCACCACTTGCGCATCTTCAAGGACCTCCAGAAGATGGCAGAAG TGGGCTACGACCCCAAGAACAAGCAGCACCGCAGCCTTTTGCTCTGCCTGCTCATGACGTCCTGCGACCTCTCCGACCAGACCAAGGGCTGGAAGACCACCAGGAAGATCGCG GAGCTGATCTACAAGGAGTTCTTCTCCCAGGGTGACCTG GAGAAGGCCATGGGCAACCGCCCGCTGGAGATGATGGACCGGGAGAAAGCCTACATCCCCGAGCTGCAGATCAGCTTCATGGAGCACATCGCCATGCCCATCTACAA GTTGCTGCAGGACCTCTTCCCCAAAGCGGCGGAGCTCTACGAGAGGGTGGCCAGTAACCGGGAGCAGTGGACCAAGGTCTCCCACAAATTCACCATCCGGGGTTTGCCCAGTAACAACTCCCTGGACTTTCTGGATGAAGAATACGACCCGCAGGCCCCCGACCCCCAGCTCAACGGCTGCCTGGAGCCCGAGGGGGGGCAGCCCGAGGCGGGGGCCGAGTGA
- the LOC134513861 gene encoding LOW QUALITY PROTEIN: uncharacterized protein LOC134513861 (The sequence of the model RefSeq protein was modified relative to this genomic sequence to represent the inferred CDS: substituted 1 base at 1 genomic stop codon), giving the protein MCVCVSVYMWLHTCVGVYMCLCTCVGMCVYVWVCSCVYIHVWVCTCVLHTCVGVYVCLCVCTCVYIHVWVCTCGFVHVWVRMCVYVWVCTCVYIHVWVCMCVYVCVYMCLHTCVSVYMCLCVCVHVVLYMCGCVRVLMCGCVHVFTYMCGCVHVFMCVCTCVYIHVWVCTCVYVHVWVCMCVYAHKXLCTCVYVHVCVYVCVCVGVYMCLHTCVGVYVCLCTCVGAYVCLCVGVYMCLHTCVGVRQCLGTCVCLCACVRMRSCTRVPVCACSRAWVGVRMCLCACVVCACVDAQARVCTCVYTWGCTCVYIHVWLCVCFYVHVGWCVRVFMCGYVPMFTYMCGCVRVFTWVTYMRGCVRVFMHV; this is encoded by the coding sequence atgtgtgtatgtgtgagtgtGTACATGTGGTTAcatacatgtgtgggtgtgtacatgtgtttatgcacatgtgtgggtatgtgtgtttatgtgtgggtGTGTTcatgtgtttacatacatgtgtgggtgtgtacatgtgttttacatacatgtgtgggtgtgtatgtgtgtttatgtgtgtgtacatgtgtttacatacatgtgtgggtgtgtacatgTGGTTTTGTACATGTGTGGGTGcgtatgtgtgtttatgtgtgggtgtgtacatgtgtttacatacatgtgtgggtgtgtatgtgtgtttatgtgtgtgtgtacatgtgtttacatacatgtgtgagtgtgtacatgtgtttatgtgtgtgtgtacatgtggtTTTGTACATGTGTGGGTGCGTACGTGTGCttatgtgtgggtgtgtacatgtgtttacgtacatgtgtgggtgtgtacatgtgtttatgtgtgtgtgtacatgtgtttacatacatgtgtgggtgtgtacatgtgtttacgtacatgtgtgggtgtgtatgtgtgtttatgcaCACAAGTGACTGTGTACATGTGTTTacgtacatgtgtgtgtgtacgtgtgtgtatgtgtgggtgtgtacatgtgtttacatacatgtgtgggtgtgtacgtgtgtttatgcacatgtgTGGGCGcgtatgtgtgtttatgtgtgggtgtgtacatgtgtttacatacatgtgtggGGGTGCGCCAGTGTTTAGGTACATGTGTGTGCCTATGTGCTTGTGTGCGCATGCGTTCCTGCACACGTGTGCCTGTGTGCGCCTGTTCACGTGCCTGGGTGGGTGTGCGCATGTGTTTATGTGCGTGTGTGGTATGTGCGTGTGTGGATGCACAGGCGCGagtgtgtacgtgtgtttatACGTGGGGGTGTAcatgtgtttacatacatgtgtggctgtgtgtgtgtttttatgtaCATGTGGGGTGGTGCGTCCGTGTCTTTATGTGTGGGTATGTACCTAtgtttacatacatgtgtgggtgtgtacgtgtgtttacATGGGTTACATACATGCgtgggtgtgtacgtgtgtttatgCATGTGTGa